One Sulfurospirillum tamanense DNA window includes the following coding sequences:
- a CDS encoding RNA polymerase sigma factor FliA produces the protein METTRKKQLSVYGQNAKKHQDDLVLQYMPAVRAMAFRLKERLPSSVDVNDLISVGTEEMIKLSRRYDKEQNDSFWGYGKKRVYGSMLDYLRSLDVMSRSNRKLLKAIDHEIDIHYNTHGEEPDNVTLATILGEEVEKIEEARNAFMVATTLPINEQMAIFSQEETESIVEKDQLIEVVQSLLAGFKEREQLIIQLYYFEELNLKEISAILDITESRISQIHKKLMRKLRDALEGNHG, from the coding sequence ATGGAAACAACAAGAAAAAAGCAGCTTAGTGTTTACGGCCAAAACGCCAAAAAACACCAAGATGATCTCGTGCTTCAATACATGCCAGCGGTGCGCGCGATGGCTTTTCGCCTGAAAGAACGTTTGCCTTCGTCGGTGGATGTAAATGACCTCATTTCTGTAGGGACTGAAGAGATGATTAAGCTCTCTCGCCGTTACGACAAAGAGCAAAATGACTCCTTTTGGGGATATGGAAAAAAGCGTGTGTATGGATCGATGCTAGATTATTTGCGCTCTTTAGATGTCATGAGTCGCTCAAACCGAAAACTTCTTAAGGCGATTGACCACGAAATAGACATTCACTATAATACCCACGGAGAAGAGCCAGATAATGTGACCCTTGCGACAATCTTGGGGGAAGAAGTGGAAAAAATAGAAGAAGCCAGAAATGCTTTCATGGTGGCAACCACTTTGCCTATCAATGAGCAAATGGCTATTTTTTCCCAAGAAGAAACCGAGTCTATCGTCGAAAAAGACCAGCTTATCGAGGTGGTGCAAAGTCTCTTGGCAGGCTTTAAGGAAAGGGAACAATTGATTATTCAACTCTACTACTTTGAAGAGTTAAACCTCAAAGAAATTAGTGCAATTTTAGATATTACTGAATCGCGTATTTCACAGATTCACAAAAAACTCATGCGAAAACTTCGCGACGCGTTGGAGGGCAATCATGGCTGA
- the fliM gene encoding flagellar motor switch protein FliM has translation MADILSQEEIDALLEVVDEEGDADLIASGSEPEDNRQVILYDFKRPNRVSKEQLRAVKGIHDKMARNLASQISSIMRSIVEIQLHSVDQMTYGEFLMSLPSPTSFNVFSIKPLDGNCIIEINPSIAFPMIDRLLGGGGESYESTRELTDIELNLLDAILRIVMQRLKEGWAPITDMYPNVESKESSPNVVQIVSQNEIVIMVVMEIIIGNSSGMINLCYPVIYLEPILSRLANRDIMLGETSAKKSRNKELKTLVGRAEVFGEALLGRTIMSVGELLELQEGDILRLDRPADDHAVVTIDRKDIFLAEIGLHRFRKSIKVKELIRTDRDEIKTLLEEYEQSRRAKVSSYDSEEAVNE, from the coding sequence ATGGCTGATATTTTAAGTCAAGAAGAGATTGATGCCCTTTTAGAAGTCGTTGACGAAGAAGGAGATGCCGACTTAATTGCCAGCGGGAGTGAGCCAGAAGATAACCGGCAAGTTATTTTGTATGATTTTAAACGCCCTAACCGTGTCTCTAAAGAACAGTTGCGCGCGGTCAAAGGGATTCACGACAAGATGGCGCGAAACTTGGCCTCCCAAATCTCTTCCATTATGCGCAGTATTGTTGAGATTCAGCTTCACTCCGTTGACCAGATGACCTATGGGGAATTTTTGATGAGTTTACCCAGTCCGACAAGCTTTAACGTGTTTTCCATCAAGCCACTTGATGGTAATTGCATCATTGAAATCAATCCTTCTATTGCTTTTCCGATGATTGATAGGCTACTAGGAGGAGGTGGAGAGTCGTACGAGTCTACGCGCGAACTGACTGACATAGAGCTGAACCTTTTGGACGCAATTTTGCGTATCGTGATGCAACGGCTCAAAGAAGGATGGGCGCCCATTACGGACATGTACCCTAATGTGGAGTCTAAAGAGTCTAGTCCCAATGTGGTGCAAATTGTTTCGCAAAATGAGATTGTTATCATGGTGGTGATGGAAATCATCATCGGGAATTCCAGCGGGATGATCAACCTGTGTTATCCTGTTATTTACCTTGAACCTATTCTTTCGCGTTTAGCTAATCGAGACATCATGCTTGGGGAAACCTCGGCCAAGAAAAGCCGTAACAAAGAACTTAAAACCCTTGTGGGGCGTGCTGAAGTGTTTGGCGAAGCCTTGTTGGGTCGCACGATTATGAGCGTGGGGGAGTTGTTAGAATTGCAAGAGGGTGACATCTTAAGGCTTGACCGACCAGCGGATGATCATGCGGTGGTAACCATTGACCGAAAGGATATTTTCTTGGCAGAAATTGGGCTACACCGGTTTCGAAAATCCATCAAAGTAAAAGAGCTTATCCGAACCGATAGAGATGAGATTAAGACCTTGTTAGAAGAGTACGAACAGAGCAGGCGGGCCAAAGTGTCCTCCTACGATTCCGAGGAGGCAGTGAATGAATGA